One Peterkaempfera bronchialis DNA window includes the following coding sequences:
- a CDS encoding PadR family transcriptional regulator yields the protein MSPVFAHGRLRLYLLKLLEEAPRHGYEVIRLLEERFHGLYAPSAGTVYPRLAKLEKEGLVTHSTEGGRKVYRITDAGRTELLSRQGELAELEVEIRDSVSQLAEAIREDVRDSAKDLREEMRRAARESQQRGPSDSWEDVLGDKDSWQRAKTEYAKYRTQAKDQARQAKEQAKQAKEQLKQAHEETRRARENAHAMRAAAQAEARRLQRRVEQQVREHTAHGDWPTGLAEGLAELTKGLAGLADPTTWGVPRPRPPRRHPPRTPPPSPTGPAPTRPPTRPANWNASSTASATTSATPPATPASPPPN from the coding sequence ATGAGCCCGGTCTTCGCCCACGGCCGCCTGCGGCTCTACCTGCTGAAGCTGCTGGAGGAGGCCCCCCGGCACGGCTACGAGGTGATCCGGCTGCTGGAGGAGCGCTTCCACGGCCTGTACGCGCCCTCCGCAGGCACCGTGTACCCCCGGCTCGCCAAACTGGAGAAGGAGGGCCTGGTCACCCACAGCACCGAGGGCGGCCGGAAGGTCTACCGGATCACCGACGCGGGCCGCACCGAACTGCTCTCCCGGCAGGGCGAGTTGGCCGAGCTGGAGGTGGAGATCCGCGACTCGGTCTCCCAACTGGCCGAGGCCATCCGGGAGGACGTCCGGGACTCCGCCAAGGACCTGCGCGAGGAGATGCGGCGGGCCGCCCGGGAGTCCCAGCAGCGCGGCCCGTCGGACTCCTGGGAGGACGTCCTCGGGGACAAGGACTCCTGGCAGCGGGCCAAGACGGAGTACGCCAAGTACCGCACCCAGGCCAAGGACCAGGCGCGGCAGGCCAAGGAGCAGGCCAAGCAGGCCAAGGAGCAGCTGAAGCAGGCCCACGAGGAGACCCGCCGGGCCCGCGAGAACGCCCACGCCATGCGCGCCGCCGCCCAGGCCGAGGCCCGCCGCCTCCAGCGGCGGGTGGAGCAGCAGGTCCGCGAGCACACCGCACACGGGGACTGGCCGACCGGGCTCGCCGAGGGCCTGGCCGAACTCACCAAGGGCCTCGCCGGCCTGGCCGACCCCACCACCTGGGGCGTCCCCCGACCCCGACCCCCCCGCCGCCACCCACCGAGGACACCGCCCCCCTCCCCGACTGGGCCCGCACCGACCCGACCGCCGACCCGGCCCGCGAACTGGAACGCCTCCTCGACCGCTTCCGCGACCACATCCGCGACACCGCCCGCGACACCGGCGTCACCCCCGCCCAACTGA